TTTTTGAAAGCCAGTGCTGCGGAACTCCCTTTTAAGTCTCGTGACTTTGATGGAATTGTAAGTTGTTTAACATTCCACGAAGTAAGGGACAGGCAAGACAAAATGGAAGTGATAAAAGAGGCATTAAGAGTTTTAAAGCCCGGGGGTGTCTTTGTATTTTTAGATTTGTTTAATGATAAAAAGATATTTGGAGATGAAAAAGTGATCGCGCAGGCATTCGAGGAAGTGTTGGAATGGAAACAATCGCCGCTTGCTGAAGAGATGAAATTGCCAAAGCTTTTGTTAAGCAGAAAAGTATTAGGAAATGCAATGATACTAAGCGGTAAAAAATAACATGAATGTAAACCCACCCCATCGTCTTTTAAAATAAATGAGGTTGGTTTTTTATACAATTCGTTCACCTCAGCCGTCATCGTTATTCCATTTTTTTCTTTCGGAGTACCGGTTGTTTTATAACATAGGGAATGACAAGAGGCAGTAATAGATAAATGGTTAACAACCGGATCAGCTGCAGTGAAGCAACAATCGAAGCGTCCAAGTTAAGTACAGCAGCAGTCGAAGACATTTGCGGTGCACCTCCAGGGGCCATCGATAACATACTTGTGACATAATTAAGAGGGGTCGATACAAAAAAGAGTAAAGAAATGACAAATGTTAATACCAAATACATCATTAATATTCCGAGACTCAACCAGCCGATTTCTTTTAATTGCACTAATGTAGTTCTATCAAATCTTAGCCCTATGATTGCACCGAGCAGAGCTTGGGCAATTCCTACAATGATGCTTGGAAGAGAACCAATAGGAAAGAGGAACTGGTTTATTAAAAAGGCTAGCAGCATGGCGTATAATAGCTGCCCTGCAGGAATTTTGGCTTTCTTTGCAAGGAAAAGAGCAAGAGCAATGATCCCAAGCATACATACGATTTTGAACCCTGGAAAAAGCATCGTGCCATTCGTGGTACGGGCTGTGTCTGCGGTGTGAGCTGCTGCCTGTTCACCCCCGCTTCCACTCCAGTGTGCCACGAGCCCAGCTAAGACAGGGATGGATAAGGCAATAAACATTGCCCGCGTCATCTGAAAGGCTGCAACAATCCGCTGATCTGCCTCGTATTCCTCACTTAAGGCAAGCATTGCAGAGGCGCCGCCTGGAATACACGAAAATAATGCAGTGGTCCGGTCGAGATTCGAATAGCGGGTTAATATTCTGCTCAAGAGCCAGGCGCCAAGCATGATGGCCACCAAACTGACGAGCAGAGGTAAAAAATAAGAGGCTACTTCTTTAAACATACTGGTCTGCATAGTAAGTCCAATGCTTGTCCCTATTAGAGAAAGCGAAAATGGAAACAAATACGATGGCATAGATAGTTCGCTAATGTTGAGTCGAAAAAAGACACCGAACATGAGTGAGCCGATTAACCACCCTGCAGGAATGTGAAGTAAAGATAACAGCCATCCAAAAAAAGCAGCGGCTATAAGATATAGAAATGTACGTGTCATGTTCTTCCTTCTTTCTATACTTAAAAAAGCTTTAGGAAATCCTACACTTTATAAGCAGGTGCAAGTGCAGATCTTCTAACTATAAAGAGTGAAAATAGTCAATTACCATATCGGTAAACTATTTATTTAAGGTATTAGCCCAGTCCTCCACAGTGATGACTTCCGCTTGACGAGGGAATACTTTTTCTATAAGTACTTGATGGACCTCTGCGTCTGCATCAAGACAAGCATCTTTTAAGACGGTTAATGAAAAATCTTTATCTGCTGCTTCCCTCAAGGTTGATAACACGACTCCGCTCGTTGAAATCCCGCTAAGAATTAATGAATTAATTCCTTGAGATCTCAGGATAACCTCAAGAGTACTGCCGGCAAAAGCGCTAAATCGGTACTTGGTGATAATTGCTTCGTTTTCCTGAGGTTTAACCGATTCGTGAATTTGCGTAGAATCATCAGAAAGAGTCATGCCACCAGATTGGGAAATGGCAGAAAAAATTTTATTCCTAGAATTGACTTCAGGGTACCCTTCACTAAAGCCGACTCGGATAAAAAAGACAGGGATATCGTTCTCACGGGCAATGGATAATGCCTTTTGGAAAGGTTCCACAACTTCTGTTTGGTCACCATAGCGGGAAACGATCCCATTCTGCAAATCCATTAATAGTAAGGCTGTTTTTCCTTCACGATTGTCCATAAGGTTGAATGCTCCTTTTCGTTTAAGGTAAAATTAAGTGGAGTGTTCTCCTGTTAATGGTAAACGGATAATTCTCCGTTTGTCAAGATCCTGCTATGTAGTAAAGGAGAGGAAATATGCCAAAGAGTAGATCATTCAGCCATTCTAAAATAGAACGTCGTGATGCTGCAGAAAATCGACAGCGTATTCTTGAGGCGGCAGATAAGCTGTTTGAACAAAATGGAGTCGAGAAAGTCAGTATGAACCAAATTGCTGTAGAAGCTGGGATTGGAGCGGGAACTTTATACCGGCGCTATCGGAATAAAGGCGAACTGTGTCTTGCTTTAATCAAAGATAATGCAGTGATGTGCTTCGAAGAAATTGACGCCTATTTGGAAGAAAACGAGACAGCACCAGCCAGTGAGCGATTAAAAGGAATGTTACGTATTTTCATTCATTTTAGAGAGAGTAAAGCCCAATTACTGAAAGGTGTTGAAGATGGGGAGCCAGCTAAACGGTCGTCTTCTAAGCGGAGTCCTTTATATGATGAATTGCATCACACTCTCGTAGGTTTATTTGATGAGATGAAGGAAGTGCATTCCAATACTGTTTTTAAAGCCGACATTTTACTTGCTGCTTTAAAGAGTGAAGAATACTTGTTTCAAAGAGAAGTAAGGGGATACTCACCCGAAGAAATTTTAGAACAGATTTATTCATTATTTATTCCAGAGGTTTAAGCGGGCACTATATATTTACAGCCAAACTGTTAATGATCTAGGTTGTGGATGATAAGTGCCGTTCTCTTTAAACTAGATACGAGTGATTGTTTTTCAATGGATAGAGGCGGTGGTAGGGCAGGTATTGGAATTAATTTCTAAAATCCTTCAAAATAGAAGGTAGACCTTTATTATTTATCAAATAAAAGAGGAGGAACGAATATGACAAAAAGCACGGACACCAGTCCTGATAAAGCGTTGTCCCAAGAGCAGAGGGAAGAACTGATCAGTTTATTGCAAACGAGATTTGAGAAAAATATGCATCG
This Halobacillus salinarum DNA region includes the following protein-coding sequences:
- a CDS encoding AbrB family transcriptional regulator; translation: MTRTFLYLIAAAFFGWLLSLLHIPAGWLIGSLMFGVFFRLNISELSMPSYLFPFSLSLIGTSIGLTMQTSMFKEVASYFLPLLVSLVAIMLGAWLLSRILTRYSNLDRTTALFSCIPGGASAMLALSEEYEADQRIVAAFQMTRAMFIALSIPVLAGLVAHWSGSGGEQAAAHTADTARTTNGTMLFPGFKIVCMLGIIALALFLAKKAKIPAGQLLYAMLLAFLINQFLFPIGSLPSIIVGIAQALLGAIIGLRFDRTTLVQLKEIGWLSLGILMMYLVLTFVISLLFFVSTPLNYVTSMLSMAPGGAPQMSSTAAVLNLDASIVASLQLIRLLTIYLLLPLVIPYVIKQPVLRKKKME
- a CDS encoding isochorismatase family cysteine hydrolase, which translates into the protein MDNREGKTALLLMDLQNGIVSRYGDQTEVVEPFQKALSIARENDIPVFFIRVGFSEGYPEVNSRNKIFSAISQSGGMTLSDDSTQIHESVKPQENEAIITKYRFSAFAGSTLEVILRSQGINSLILSGISTSGVVLSTLREAADKDFSLTVLKDACLDADAEVHQVLIEKVFPRQAEVITVEDWANTLNK
- a CDS encoding TetR/AcrR family transcriptional regulator, encoding MPKSRSFSHSKIERRDAAENRQRILEAADKLFEQNGVEKVSMNQIAVEAGIGAGTLYRRYRNKGELCLALIKDNAVMCFEEIDAYLEENETAPASERLKGMLRIFIHFRESKAQLLKGVEDGEPAKRSSSKRSPLYDELHHTLVGLFDEMKEVHSNTVFKADILLAALKSEEYLFQREVRGYSPEEILEQIYSLFIPEV